Proteins from one Triticum aestivum cultivar Chinese Spring chromosome 7A, IWGSC CS RefSeq v2.1, whole genome shotgun sequence genomic window:
- the LOC123151650 gene encoding transcription factor MYBS1 translates to MATQRAATAAWTNEEDKAFENAVASGAPPPLDGVPEEDWFAALAASVPARSTEEVRRHYEALVEDVGAIDAGRVPLPRYAGEDSTPAAAAAPSKDRREDRKSFDSDSGKGCSKAEQERRKGIPWTEEEHRLFLLGLEKFGKGDWRSISRNFVISRTPTQVASHAQKYFIRLNSMNRDRRRSSIHDITSINNAAQAVPPITGQAPAALGGPPGGMMKHPGMVGMYGGAPMGHPVAGHMVPAAVGTPVMFPPGPGHPPYAMPVGYPAPHQ, encoded by the exons ATGGCCACTCAGAGAGCAGCCACGGCGGCGTGGACCAACGAGGAGGACAAGGCGTTCGAGAACGCGGTGGCATCCGGTGCACCGCCGCCGCTGGACGGCGTGCCGGAGGAGGACTGGTTCGCGGCGCTCGCGGCGAGCGTGCCGGCGCGGTCgacggaggaggtgcggcgccacTACGAGGCCCTGGTGGAGGACGTCGGCGCGATCGACGCCGGCCGCGTCCCCCTCCCGCGCTACGCCGGGGAGGACTCCACCCCTGCCGCCGCAGCGGCGCCTAGCAAGGACCGGCGCGAGGATCGGAAGAGCTTCGACTCCGACTCCGGCAAGGGCTGCTCCAAGGCCGAGCAGGAGCGGCGCAAGGGCATCCCGTGGACGGAGGAGGAGCACAG GCTGTTCTTGCTGGGGCTGGAGAAGTTCGGCAAGGGCGACTGGCGGAGCATCTCGCGCAACTTCGTCATCTCCCGGACGCCCACGCAGGTGGCCAGCCACGCGCAGAAGTACTTCATCCGCCTCAACTCCATGAACCGGGACCGCCGCCGCTCCAGCATCCACGACATCACCAGCATCAACAACGCCGCCCAGGCCGTGCCGCCCATCACCGGCCAGGCCCCCGCCGCGCTAGGGGGGCCGCCCGGGGGCATGATGAAGCATCCCGGGATGGTCGGCATGTACGGAGGGGCGCCCATGGGCCACCCGGTCGCGGGCCACATGGTCCCCGCCGCCGTCGGCACGCCGGTCATGTTCCCGCCGGGGCCGGGCCACCCGCCCTACGCCATGCCCGTCGGCTACCCGGCGCCGCATCAGTGA